The Methanoculleus thermophilus sequence CGGTTTTCAAGGGGATATCGCCATGTGGGGGAGGGGCTGACGGGGAGTGCGACTGACCGGAGGTCAGGAGCTTGAGAAACTCGAAGAGTTTCGAGGAACGAAGGGCGAAACGCCCTGAGTTCGAGCACCGTTAGGTGCGAAGGGGCGATCCCCCCTCCCCTGAAACCCCTCCCCCAGACGCGATAACCACTGGAAAGCCGTGGGCAAGCAGATGTGCCGGTGAAGTCCACGAATCCTCGGGTACAAGAAAACAAAATGTGATCACTCATCTATCCCTCGCTCACGGTGCTCGCCCAGACTTGCACTTCCGCCGCCCCTCAGAACCAGATGGCCTCTCAAATACTCTTCAGCCACACCCTGGGGCGCTGTCGCTCTCACTTCCTCACCAGCGGGTAGATCATGTGGATGATATCGTAGGTGCCGCTCGGGTAAGCCCACGGGATCGCGTCCAGCGCGAGATCGTCCACCGTCAGGTTATGCTTGATAGCGAGGGCGAATATGTTGATCACCTCCTCGACGTGAGGACCGATGAGGTGCGCCCCGATGACCCGGCGGGTCTCGCGCTCGACCAGGAGTTTGTAGCCGACGTGTCTTTCGCCGATGCTCCGGTTCGTGAAGCGGCCCGAGAGGTCGCCGGCGTTGACGGTGTATGAAATCCCCTTCTCCTTCGCCCGCTTCTCCGTGAGCCCGACGGACGCGATGGGCGGGGTTGTGAAGGCGACGCTCGGGACGACCGAGTAGTCCGCGGTCCGCACGTTCCCGCCAAGGATGTTGTCGACGACGAGGTGGGCGTCCATCACAGCCACCGGCGTCAGCTGCGGGCTTAGCGGGTTTGCGTCCCCGGCGACGTAGACGGCGGGGTTTGAGACGCTCTGGAGGTAATCGTTGACCACGATGCCCCGGCGGTCGGTTGCGACGTTTCCGGCCGCCAGATCGAGGCCCTCAATCATCGGGACCCGGCCGGCCCCGTGAACGACCATATCGGCTTCGAAGGTTTTCTCCTCGCCCTCTCTTCCGGCCCGCACCCGCAGGCCCGCTCCATTCTTCTCGATCGAGCGAAGCGGCATATTCGCCTGCACGTCGATCCCGATCTCCTTTGAGGCCAGCACCAGCCGCTCGACCACATCGGGGTCGAACCCCTTCAAGAGCCGCCCGCTCCGCTGGAGGATGGTCACCTTCGAGTTGGCCCTTGCTGCAACATGCGCAAACTCAAACGAGATATAGCCCCCGCCGATGAAGACGATCCGCTCGGGAAGCGTATCGAGGTAGAGGAACTCATCGCTCGTTGTGACCAGGTCCTCTCCCGGGACGTTCAAAGGATGGGGGCGGGCACCGGTGGCGATCACGATGTAGCGGGCCGTGACCGTATCGTTGCCGACCGTTACCCGGTTCGGCCCGATAAACCGTGCGAACCCGTGGTAGGTATGGATCCCCGCCTCCCGAAAGCCCTCCTCCTTCCGTCTCGGAATGGGGCCGGGGAACGTGCGTTCGAAAGCGACGAGCTCTGGCCAGTCGATCGAGACCTCGCCCGAGACCCCCCTCCCCTGCATATTGTGAACACGGGCCACTGTCGCGGCGGCACCGGCAAGCACCCTCTTTGGGACGCACCCCCGAAGGGCGCACGTCCCGCCGTAATCCTGATGATCCGTGATCGCTACCCGCATCCCGGCATCCCTGCAGTGCCAGGCGATGTCGGAACCGGCGACCCCGGTCCCTATGACAAGAAGATCGTACTCCCGCTCCATAGCGAGCACCCGGTCGACACAGAGTGGCATAAAGGTTTACCCGGGGCTACGAGGCCCCGAATGAGGCCTGCTGGACCCGGAGAAGAGAGTCAGAAGTAGAGGAGGGATACGAGGCCGACGGCGATTGCAATGAAGATGACCGTCTGAGCACCCCCGGCAAAGAGGTAATCGCGGGTTCGGTAATTCCCGGGGCCCATCAGGAGGGCGTTGACAGGATGCGTCGGAAGGAGGAACGAGTTTGAGGTGCATATCCCGACGAGGAGCGCAAGGCCACGCGGGTCGAGCCCGAGCGGATCTGCCATCACAACCGCGAGCGGAACAAGCAGAACGGTGGCGGCGATATTCGACATAACCAGTGAGAATGCAGTCGCAAGCAGTGCAATCGCGATGAGAATGAGAAACGTCGGGTACCCGGCGACCAGGTCGACAATCCGGTCGGCGATGAACCGGGCCGTCCCGGTCGTATCCATGGCGATACCGAGCGGAAGGAGGCCGGCTATCAGCACGAGCGTCCGCCAATCGATTGCCCGGTAGACCTCATCGATCGAGATGACGCGGAGGAGGACTATCGCGACCACGCCCGAAAGAAGGCTTGTCGCGATCGAGAGGCCCGTGTAGGTGAGTCCAACAGCGGCAAGAAAGCAGAGGACAGCAGTCTTTGCACCGCGTTCGCGAACCCCCGCCCGCCCCTCGATGGGAGTCACCAGAACGAAATCCTTGCTCGTCCCGAGTGCCTGGAGGCGCTCCCAGCGGCCGAGCACGATCATCGTATCCCCCGCCTTCAGGGGCAGGTCTGCAAAGTTCGTTCTTTGCTCTTTCGTCCCCGAGAAAAAAATCAGGACCTCGGCGCCATAGGTCACCCGGAATTCAAGCTCCCGGAGGGTCTTACCGATGATCGGGGCGTAGGGGCGGACGATCACCTCAGCAAACCCCACGTTCGGATCGGTCATGATGTCTGCGGAACTCTCCCCCGGCCGGACCCACTCAAGCCCGAAATCCGCCCTGAACCGTTCAACGTCACTGTCCTGCCCGAGAATGCCGAGCTCCTGCCCGGAGGCAAATCGAGTGTACCGCCACGGCGTATAGAGGACC is a genomic window containing:
- a CDS encoding SLC13 family permease; this encodes METEILLTLLVFIGSAVLFVTGIVRVDVAALLVTLALTWLGLITPQEALSGFSSSAVIAMLSVMVLGRGLDRTGVTIRIARAIVGFAGTGERRLTAAASLVAGGLSAFMQSVGATAVFLPSLLRVSSLTRIPASRLLLPVGYAATLGGTISMVGAGTLIVLNDLLQQAGYPPFGLFAVTPIGLPLLLSGVALFYLFGDRLLPRRERTDLSPQEELIRTWQPPSRIFYLRIPEKSPLVGKTREDVRMISRYNLHLISLTEESEVLYTPWRYTRFASGQELGILGQDSDVERFRADFGLEWVRPGESSADIMTDPNVGFAEVIVRPYAPIIGKTLRELEFRVTYGAEVLIFFSGTKEQRTNFADLPLKAGDTMIVLGRWERLQALGTSKDFVLVTPIEGRAGVRERGAKTAVLCFLAAVGLTYTGLSIATSLLSGVVAIVLLRVISIDEVYRAIDWRTLVLIAGLLPLGIAMDTTGTARFIADRIVDLVAGYPTFLILIAIALLATAFSLVMSNIAATVLLVPLAVVMADPLGLDPRGLALLVGICTSNSFLLPTHPVNALLMGPGNYRTRDYLFAGGAQTVIFIAIAVGLVSLLYF
- a CDS encoding dihydrolipoyl dehydrogenase family protein, whose translation is MPLCVDRVLAMEREYDLLVIGTGVAGSDIAWHCRDAGMRVAITDHQDYGGTCALRGCVPKRVLAGAAATVARVHNMQGRGVSGEVSIDWPELVAFERTFPGPIPRRKEEGFREAGIHTYHGFARFIGPNRVTVGNDTVTARYIVIATGARPHPLNVPGEDLVTTSDEFLYLDTLPERIVFIGGGYISFEFAHVAARANSKVTILQRSGRLLKGFDPDVVERLVLASKEIGIDVQANMPLRSIEKNGAGLRVRAGREGEEKTFEADMVVHGAGRVPMIEGLDLAAGNVATDRRGIVVNDYLQSVSNPAVYVAGDANPLSPQLTPVAVMDAHLVVDNILGGNVRTADYSVVPSVAFTTPPIASVGLTEKRAKEKGISYTVNAGDLSGRFTNRSIGERHVGYKLLVERETRRVIGAHLIGPHVEEVINIFALAIKHNLTVDDLALDAIPWAYPSGTYDIIHMIYPLVRK